A region from the Janthinobacterium agaricidamnosum genome encodes:
- a CDS encoding pilus (MSHA type) biogenesis protein MshL, which translates to MNQLPIPVLASWVALACGTVLSGCATHQMPLSPAHLNTAPVAGGAIPEPVQQSSALAAPLPAPKVETYSVTVHKVPVQSLLFALARDAGMNIDIHPQIEGSVTLNALNQTLPQLLARIGKQVDMRYEIDGKNLTVLPDAPVWRNYKIDYVNIARSTNSSVNIATQISTAGGGSNNASNPVGSTQGSGGNGNNNSTTLVVNRSENNFWYSLEKNIRDLLRDTTLNDVQVDPLAQLNQQLTAAQGNTPGQQGQAGQPGQPGQQQNQSGSQYGSQAPMQTGGQYAPGQQAPNQNANPGQQLDANGLPLLKLANKGSPSSVVVNVEGGLIAVRATGRQHEKIAEFLDAVLHSAKRQVLIEATIIEVRLSNEYQQGINWSRLTGSLSLNQGRVGTLPLPSGVLPGTSPGIFVLNYMKDSFRTTIQLLESFGKVKVLSSPKISVLNNQTAMLKVVDNNVFFTIKVTPAVISSTGTITTPATYESKLETVPVGFVMSVTPQISDSDEVTLNVRPTITRIVGYVQDPNPALATASVISRVPVIQARELESIMKVGNGQIAVMGGLMQDSIDNAKDGVPGLSSLPVVGNLFTYRNEASSKTELVIFMRPVVVKDASIEGDYRDYRYLLPGQAPLNSQPYTDGPPAPALQPQARLQGDVP; encoded by the coding sequence ATGAATCAACTCCCTATTCCTGTGCTGGCCTCCTGGGTCGCCCTCGCCTGCGGCACCGTGCTGTCCGGCTGCGCCACGCATCAAATGCCGCTGTCGCCTGCCCACCTCAATACCGCGCCCGTCGCCGGCGGCGCCATTCCCGAACCGGTGCAGCAAAGCAGCGCGCTGGCCGCGCCCTTGCCCGCGCCCAAGGTGGAAACCTACAGCGTCACCGTGCACAAGGTGCCCGTGCAATCGCTGCTGTTTGCGCTGGCGCGCGACGCGGGCATGAATATCGACATCCACCCGCAGATCGAAGGCAGCGTCACCCTGAATGCGCTGAACCAGACCCTGCCGCAATTGCTGGCACGTATCGGCAAGCAAGTCGATATGCGCTACGAAATCGATGGCAAGAACCTGACGGTGCTGCCCGACGCACCCGTATGGCGCAATTACAAGATCGATTACGTCAACATCGCGCGCAGCACCAACAGCAGCGTGAATATCGCTACGCAAATTTCCACGGCGGGCGGCGGGTCGAACAACGCCAGCAATCCCGTTGGCAGCACGCAAGGCAGCGGCGGCAACGGCAATAACAATTCGACCACCCTGGTCGTGAATCGTTCGGAAAATAACTTCTGGTACAGCCTGGAAAAAAATATCCGCGACCTGCTGCGCGACACCACGCTCAACGACGTGCAGGTCGACCCGCTGGCGCAGCTGAACCAGCAATTGACGGCCGCACAGGGCAATACGCCAGGCCAGCAGGGACAAGCGGGTCAGCCAGGCCAGCCGGGCCAGCAGCAGAATCAGAGCGGCAGCCAATACGGCAGCCAGGCGCCGATGCAGACTGGCGGCCAGTATGCGCCAGGCCAGCAGGCACCCAACCAGAATGCGAATCCTGGCCAGCAGCTCGACGCGAACGGCCTGCCGCTATTAAAACTGGCCAACAAGGGCAGCCCCTCGTCCGTCGTCGTCAACGTGGAAGGCGGCTTGATCGCCGTGCGCGCCACGGGTCGCCAGCACGAAAAGATCGCCGAATTCCTCGATGCCGTGTTGCATAGCGCCAAGCGGCAAGTGCTGATCGAGGCGACCATCATCGAGGTGCGCCTGAGCAATGAATATCAGCAAGGCATCAACTGGTCGCGCCTGACGGGCAGCCTGAGCCTGAACCAGGGCCGTGTCGGCACCCTGCCCCTGCCCAGCGGCGTGCTGCCGGGTACGTCGCCCGGCATCTTCGTGCTCAACTACATGAAGGATAGTTTCAGGACCACCATCCAGCTGCTCGAATCGTTCGGCAAGGTGAAAGTGCTGTCCAGCCCGAAGATCAGCGTGCTCAACAATCAAACGGCCATGTTGAAGGTGGTCGACAACAATGTCTTCTTTACCATCAAGGTGACGCCGGCCGTGATCAGTTCGACTGGCACCATCACCACGCCCGCCACCTATGAGTCGAAACTGGAAACGGTGCCCGTCGGCTTCGTCATGAGCGTCACGCCGCAGATTTCCGACAGCGACGAAGTCACGCTCAATGTGCGCCCCACCATTACGCGCATCGTGGGTTATGTGCAAGACCCGAATCCGGCCCTGGCCACGGCCAGCGTGATCAGCCGCGTGCCCGTGATCCAGGCGCGCGAGCTGGAATCGATCATGAAAGTGGGCAATGGCCAGATCGCCGTGATGGGCGGCCTGATGCAGGATTCCATCGACAATGCCAAGGATGGCGTGCCCGGCCTGTCCAGCCTGCCCGTCGTGGGCAATTTGTTTACCTATCGTAATGAGGCAAGCAGCAAGACGGAGCTGGTGATCTTCATGCGCCCCGTCGTGGTCAAGGATGCCAGCATCGAAGGCGATTACCGCGACTACCGTTACCTGCTGCCCGGCCAGGCGCCGCTCAACAGCCAGCCGTACACGGATGGCCCGCCGGCGCCAGCCCTCCAGCCGCAGGCACGCCTGCAGGGAGACGTCCCATGA
- a CDS encoding prepilin-type N-terminal cleavage/methylation domain-containing protein, with protein sequence MNTSSFRRRARGFTLVEMIIVIVITGIIGGMVAMFIRLPVQGYIDANARADLADLADTATRRIARDVRLALPNSVRVSADGKYLELLLTKSGGRYLSEDDAPGLGAVLAFNPVAAGANANQFTVVGSAPEIAPGDFIAVYNMGDNLPDAYGCAVNAGICNLAQVDAVSGTLVTLKSNPFLAQAPLKFPSPSHRFQVVTTPVSYVCDPQAGTLMRYSGYVIQATQPLDAAAAPLLTAPVRALLAQKILKNTVTRSGQTEAPPEGCFTYEVLKNGPRGLLSIVLSLGAENSNTGTLRLVQQVQVSNTP encoded by the coding sequence ATGAATACCTCTTCTTTCCGGCGCCGCGCGCGCGGCTTTACCCTGGTGGAGATGATCATTGTGATCGTCATCACGGGCATCATCGGCGGCATGGTGGCCATGTTCATCCGCCTGCCCGTGCAAGGTTATATCGATGCCAATGCCCGCGCCGACCTGGCCGACCTGGCCGATACCGCCACGCGGCGCATCGCGCGCGACGTGCGCCTTGCCCTGCCGAACAGCGTGCGCGTCAGCGCGGACGGGAAATACCTGGAGTTGCTGTTGACGAAATCGGGCGGCCGCTACCTGTCCGAGGACGATGCACCGGGTCTCGGAGCCGTGCTGGCCTTCAATCCCGTCGCCGCCGGCGCGAACGCCAATCAATTTACCGTCGTCGGGAGCGCGCCGGAGATCGCGCCCGGCGACTTTATCGCCGTCTACAATATGGGCGACAACCTGCCGGATGCCTACGGCTGTGCCGTCAACGCCGGCATCTGCAATCTGGCGCAGGTCGATGCCGTCAGCGGCACGCTGGTGACCCTGAAGAGCAATCCCTTCCTCGCGCAGGCGCCGCTGAAGTTCCCCTCGCCATCGCACCGTTTTCAGGTGGTGACGACGCCTGTCAGCTATGTTTGCGATCCGCAGGCCGGTACCCTGATGCGTTATTCCGGCTATGTCATCCAGGCGACGCAGCCGCTCGATGCGGCGGCGGCGCCTTTGTTAACGGCCCCCGTGCGCGCACTGCTGGCGCAAAAAATCCTGAAAAACACGGTGACGCGGTCTGGTCAAACAGAGGCTCCCCCCGAAGGCTGTTTTACCTATGAGGTGTTGAAGAACGGGCCGCGCGGCCTGCTCAGCATCGTCCTGAGCCTCGGCGCGGAAAACAGCAATACCGGCACGCTGCGCCTGGTGCAGCAGGTACAGGTCAGTAACACACCATGA
- a CDS encoding ABC transporter ATP-binding protein has product MNACAIEFHNVHLQLAGSAVLRGVDLQVRAGELFGLVGVNGAGKTSLLKCLLDFCTPERGEIAIFGRPHRHGAARQPLSFLPERFQAPYYLTGGDFLRYLSRLHDVRPDAHAVRQALDALDLAPDALLRPARAYSKGMMQKLGLVACLLSGKRQLVLDEPMSGLDAKARAQFKQVLRQAHAQGRGALLTSHALADVEELCDRMAILHAGRIVFTGTPAECRARHGGTEDASLEQAFLNCIAA; this is encoded by the coding sequence ATGAACGCCTGCGCCATCGAGTTCCACAACGTACATCTGCAGCTGGCGGGCAGCGCCGTGCTGCGCGGCGTCGACCTGCAGGTGCGCGCGGGTGAACTGTTCGGCCTGGTCGGCGTGAATGGCGCGGGCAAGACTTCCCTGCTCAAATGCCTGCTCGACTTTTGCACGCCCGAGCGGGGCGAGATCGCCATTTTCGGACGGCCGCACCGGCATGGCGCGGCGCGCCAGCCCCTGTCGTTTCTGCCGGAACGTTTCCAGGCGCCTTATTACCTGACGGGCGGCGACTTCCTGCGCTACCTGTCGCGCCTGCACGATGTGCGGCCCGATGCGCACGCCGTGCGGCAAGCCCTGGACGCGCTGGACCTGGCGCCGGACGCCTTGCTGCGTCCCGCGCGCGCCTATTCGAAAGGCATGATGCAGAAACTGGGGCTGGTCGCCTGCCTGCTGTCGGGCAAGCGGCAACTGGTGCTCGATGAACCGATGAGCGGACTCGACGCGAAGGCGCGCGCGCAATTCAAGCAGGTGCTGCGGCAAGCGCATGCGCAGGGCCGCGGCGCCCTGCTCACCTCGCATGCGCTGGCCGATGTGGAAGAATTGTGCGACCGCATGGCCATCCTGCATGCGGGCCGCATCGTATTTACGGGCACGCCCGCCGAATGCCGCGCCCGCCATGGCGGCACGGAAGACGCCAGCCTGGAGCAGGCTTTTCTCAATTGCATCGCGGCATGA
- a CDS encoding type IV pilus modification PilV family protein, with amino-acid sequence MCTARRRAARRGQAGVTLIELVLFIVIVGVAVTAILGVMSLTTRNSVDPQLRKQALAIAQGMLDEIEGARFTYCAVDDPAAETATGEAGCATKEAFGIQGATTQRPYDNVNDYVASDGGTSTYTTDVAGNPFSALAGQYAATVSINTVALNGIAAPKVLHIQVSVAYGDKQQVVLDGYRTRYAPNSIP; translated from the coding sequence ATGTGTACCGCTAGGCGCCGTGCCGCCAGGCGCGGCCAGGCCGGCGTGACCCTGATCGAACTGGTGCTCTTCATCGTCATCGTGGGCGTGGCGGTGACGGCCATCCTTGGCGTGATGAGCTTGACGACGCGCAATAGCGTCGACCCGCAGCTGCGCAAGCAGGCGCTGGCCATTGCGCAAGGCATGCTCGACGAAATCGAGGGCGCGCGCTTCACTTATTGCGCAGTGGACGACCCGGCAGCCGAGACGGCGACCGGCGAGGCCGGTTGCGCCACGAAGGAAGCGTTTGGCATACAGGGCGCCACCACGCAGCGGCCTTACGACAACGTCAATGATTACGTGGCCAGCGACGGCGGAACCTCGACATACACCACGGATGTGGCCGGCAACCCGTTCTCAGCGCTTGCCGGCCAGTATGCGGCGACGGTGAGCATCAATACCGTTGCGCTGAACGGCATCGCGGCGCCCAAGGTGCTGCATATCCAGGTCAGCGTCGCCTATGGCGACAAGCAGCAGGTCGTACTCGACGGCTATCGCACGCGCTACGCGCCGAACAGCATCCCATGA
- a CDS encoding GspE/PulE family protein, producing MARPEKVRLGEILVQQKLLTEEQLGQALTEQKRSGRKLGRVFVEHGFVTEEQISGALARQLDIPYINLKFFNINPELVRLLPETQARRFRALVLEDRREGLLVGMSDPTDLFAYDEISRLVKRQIELAVVNETEVLAAIDRIYRRTEDISTLTRELEQDLGDVSVDFGALAANPGLEEAPIVKLLQSVFEDATQVRASDIHIEPQEGRLQIRFRIDGVLHLQTEADSKIASSLALRLKLMSDLDISEKRLPQDGRFAIRVKNQRIDVRISTMPTQYGESVVMRLLNQGGTTLRLDAIGMPPKLVQQFRAIVSRPNGLVLVTGPTGSGKTTTLYCALSELNSVEKKLITVEDPVEYRLPGINQVQVNDKIELNFARVLRSALRQDPDIVLVGEMRDQETAQIGLRAAMTGHLVLSTLHTNDAISTPLRLMDMGVPRYMVGSSLQAVLAQRLVRVICESCSTPYQPTPNEYEWLRLELGELVERNQYFHGKGCSHCNGMGYRGRTGVYELLEITRAVADAANHADPSHFMKVATAQMAGDTLRRHAVQLVVQGRTTVMEAMRISNQSED from the coding sequence ATGGCAAGGCCAGAGAAAGTCCGGCTCGGTGAAATTTTGGTGCAGCAGAAGTTGCTGACGGAAGAACAGTTGGGCCAGGCCTTGACGGAACAGAAGCGTTCGGGACGCAAGCTGGGCCGCGTTTTTGTCGAGCACGGCTTCGTCACGGAAGAGCAGATTTCGGGCGCGCTGGCGCGCCAGCTCGACATTCCCTATATCAATCTGAAGTTTTTCAACATCAATCCCGAACTGGTGCGGCTGCTGCCGGAAACCCAGGCGCGCCGCTTCCGCGCGCTGGTGCTGGAAGACCGCCGCGAGGGCTTGCTGGTCGGCATGTCCGATCCCACCGACCTGTTCGCGTACGATGAAATCTCACGCCTGGTCAAGCGCCAGATCGAGCTGGCCGTGGTCAATGAAACGGAAGTGCTGGCCGCCATCGACCGCATCTACCGCCGCACGGAAGACATCTCGACCCTGACGCGCGAGCTGGAGCAGGATCTGGGCGACGTGTCCGTCGACTTCGGCGCGCTGGCCGCCAACCCGGGCCTGGAAGAGGCGCCCATCGTCAAGCTGCTGCAATCGGTGTTCGAGGATGCCACGCAGGTGCGCGCCTCCGACATCCACATCGAGCCGCAGGAAGGCCGGCTGCAGATCCGCTTCCGCATCGACGGCGTGCTGCACCTGCAGACGGAAGCGGACAGCAAGATCGCCAGTTCGCTGGCGCTGCGCCTGAAACTGATGTCGGACCTCGATATTTCCGAGAAGCGCTTGCCGCAGGACGGCCGTTTCGCCATCCGCGTAAAAAACCAGCGCATCGACGTGCGTATTTCCACCATGCCGACGCAGTACGGCGAATCGGTGGTGATGCGTCTGCTGAACCAGGGCGGCACGACCTTGCGCCTGGACGCGATCGGCATGCCGCCCAAGCTGGTGCAGCAGTTCCGCGCCATCGTCAGCCGCCCGAACGGCCTCGTGCTGGTGACGGGGCCGACCGGCAGCGGCAAGACGACGACCCTGTACTGCGCCTTGTCCGAACTCAATTCCGTGGAAAAAAAGCTCATCACGGTGGAAGACCCCGTCGAGTACCGTTTGCCCGGCATCAACCAGGTGCAAGTCAACGACAAGATCGAACTGAACTTTGCCAGAGTGCTGCGTTCGGCCTTGCGGCAAGATCCCGACATCGTGCTCGTCGGCGAGATGCGCGACCAGGAAACGGCGCAAATCGGCTTGCGCGCCGCCATGACGGGCCATTTGGTGCTGTCGACCCTGCATACGAACGACGCCATCAGCACGCCGCTGCGCCTGATGGACATGGGCGTGCCCCGCTACATGGTGGGCAGCTCGCTGCAAGCCGTGCTGGCGCAGCGTCTGGTGCGCGTGATCTGCGAAAGCTGCAGCACGCCGTACCAGCCCACGCCGAACGAATACGAATGGCTGCGCCTGGAATTGGGCGAGCTGGTCGAGCGCAACCAGTATTTCCACGGCAAAGGCTGTTCGCATTGCAATGGCATGGGTTACCGGGGCCGCACGGGCGTGTACGAATTGCTGGAAATTACGCGCGCCGTGGCCGATGCCGCCAACCATGCCGATCCATCGCACTTCATGAAGGTGGCGACGGCGCAGATGGCCGGCGACACCTTGCGCCGCCACGCCGTGCAGCTGGTGGTGCAAGGCCGCACGACGGTGATGGAAGCGATGCGCATCAGCAACCAGAGCGAGGATTGA
- a CDS encoding type II secretion system F family protein, whose product MAFFAYKARNANGELLTGVMEGADSGAVADQLMAGGSTPVDISATKQTVAGAGASKLGWWDKLTEKKVTPMDVQLFSRQLYTLLKAGVPIMRGLAGLQESAISPAFGRIIKDVRESLDAGRELSAAMARHPAIFTPFYLSMVRVGEMTGRLDEVFLRLFDHLEFDRDMRARVKSATRYPSFVVFAMVAAMIVVNIFVIPQFEKVFASFHAELPLMTRFLIGISRFTVTYWPILLMLGVGGFFGWRAWLRTKEGLYKWDRAKLRLPIAGKIILKGTMARFARSFALSSTSGVPIVQALTVVAQTVDNTYLSARVEQMRDGVERGESILRTSVAAGVFTPVVLQMIAVGEESGSLDDLMDEIADMYEREVDYELKTLSAQIEPILIVFLGAMVLVLALGIFLPIWDLGRAALH is encoded by the coding sequence GTGGCGTTTTTTGCTTACAAAGCGCGCAATGCCAACGGCGAACTGCTGACGGGCGTGATGGAGGGCGCCGACAGCGGCGCCGTGGCCGATCAGTTGATGGCGGGCGGCAGTACGCCCGTCGACATCAGCGCCACCAAACAGACGGTGGCGGGCGCCGGCGCCAGCAAATTGGGCTGGTGGGACAAGCTGACCGAGAAAAAAGTCACGCCCATGGACGTGCAGCTGTTCAGCCGCCAGCTGTACACCCTGCTCAAGGCGGGCGTGCCCATCATGCGGGGACTGGCCGGCCTGCAGGAATCCGCCATCAGCCCCGCGTTCGGGCGCATCATCAAGGACGTGCGCGAATCGCTCGATGCGGGGCGCGAGTTGTCGGCCGCCATGGCGCGCCATCCCGCCATCTTCACGCCGTTTTATCTGTCGATGGTGCGCGTGGGCGAAATGACGGGGCGCCTCGATGAGGTCTTCCTGCGCCTGTTCGATCACCTGGAATTCGACCGCGACATGCGCGCGCGCGTCAAGTCGGCCACGCGCTACCCGAGCTTCGTCGTCTTCGCCATGGTCGCCGCGATGATCGTGGTGAATATCTTCGTCATTCCCCAGTTCGAAAAAGTGTTCGCCAGCTTCCACGCGGAACTGCCCCTGATGACGCGCTTCCTGATCGGCATCTCGCGCTTCACGGTGACCTACTGGCCCATCCTGCTGATGCTGGGCGTGGGCGGCTTTTTCGGCTGGCGCGCCTGGCTGCGCACGAAAGAGGGCCTGTATAAATGGGACCGCGCCAAGCTGCGCCTGCCGATTGCCGGCAAGATCATCCTGAAGGGCACGATGGCCCGCTTCGCCCGCAGCTTCGCCCTGTCGAGCACCAGCGGCGTGCCCATCGTACAGGCGCTGACGGTGGTGGCGCAAACGGTGGACAACACCTACCTGAGCGCGCGCGTGGAGCAGATGCGCGACGGCGTGGAGCGGGGCGAAAGCATCCTGCGCACCTCGGTGGCGGCCGGCGTGTTTACGCCCGTGGTGCTGCAGATGATCGCCGTGGGCGAGGAGTCCGGTTCGCTCGACGACCTGATGGACGAGATCGCGGACATGTACGAGCGCGAAGTCGATTACGAGCTGAAAACCCTGTCGGCGCAGATCGAGCCGATCCTGATCGTCTTCCTCGGCGCCATGGTGCTGGTGCTGGCGCTGGGCATCTTCCTGCCGATCTGGGACCTGGGCCGCGCGGCCCTGCACTGA
- a CDS encoding type II secretion system protein has translation MALPARQRGFTLFELAVVASVFAILVGVFLNRAGYYQQQAQQLAMAQTLGALRTGLRVQVLQLYLADGRARIPALARQNPFDWLADKPANYLGEFDAPVLDELPGGNWLYDRKEQKIIYLFSNGNIFPGSELDAVKFKVILPGADADIDKLVQEPDIVVWK, from the coding sequence ATGGCGCTGCCTGCCCGCCAGCGCGGTTTCACGCTGTTCGAACTGGCCGTCGTGGCGAGCGTGTTCGCCATCCTGGTGGGCGTGTTCCTGAACCGGGCCGGCTACTACCAGCAGCAGGCGCAGCAGCTGGCTATGGCGCAGACGCTGGGGGCCTTGCGCACCGGCTTGCGGGTGCAGGTGCTGCAGCTGTACCTGGCGGACGGGCGCGCGCGCATACCGGCGCTGGCGCGGCAAAACCCGTTCGACTGGCTGGCCGACAAGCCAGCCAACTACCTGGGCGAATTCGATGCCCCCGTGCTCGATGAATTACCCGGCGGGAATTGGTTGTACGACAGAAAAGAACAAAAAATCATCTATTTGTTTAGTAATGGCAATATTTTTCCCGGTTCAGAGCTTGATGCAGTGAAATTTAAGGTAATCTTGCCAGGTGCAGACGCCGATATTGACAAGCTCGTCCAGGAACCCGATATTGTGGTGTGGAAATAG
- a CDS encoding type II secretion system protein: protein MKSGSQAGFTLIELVVVIVILGILAATAIPKFVDMSTDARIAKMQAAAGALKSGSALFHAQWLVKGSPADAVAVNMEGTDIKGISGYPGIASPGIASAAGGLVDYDTTTVAATGTVLTVLPDNKHTSCKVTYTTAVAASGTTPVLPAVVDATALTSANCS, encoded by the coding sequence ATGAAAAGCGGCTCCCAGGCGGGTTTTACCCTGATTGAACTGGTCGTCGTCATCGTGATCCTGGGTATCCTGGCAGCGACGGCCATTCCTAAATTCGTCGACATGTCGACCGATGCGCGCATCGCCAAGATGCAGGCGGCAGCGGGCGCCTTGAAATCCGGTTCGGCCCTGTTCCACGCACAATGGCTGGTCAAGGGTTCGCCTGCCGACGCCGTTGCCGTCAACATGGAAGGTACGGACATCAAGGGCATCAGCGGCTACCCCGGCATCGCATCGCCTGGCATCGCCTCGGCGGCAGGCGGTCTGGTTGACTACGATACGACCACCGTTGCGGCGACGGGAACCGTGCTGACGGTGTTGCCTGATAACAAGCATACAAGTTGCAAGGTGACCTATACGACTGCCGTGGCTGCGTCAGGCACCACGCCAGTCCTGCCGGCGGTGGTTGACGCGACGGCCCTGACCTCGGCCAACTGCAGCTAA
- a CDS encoding ExeA family protein produces MNTDTQVSSHYAPSPYGMYLRHFGLRTAPFGITPDPAFFYPGNTRGELLDALLYAVTQGEGIIKLTGEVGSGKTMLCRMLAERLPPQVDVLYLLNPCLEPDEVLHTIAAELGLELDGCRADAALRALHGELIARHAAGRQVVLLAEEAQAMPGATLEALRLLTNLETASHKLLQIVLFGQPELQHTLDLPQFRQLKERITHSFTVPRLPQALLNDYLACRLAAAGRLAPLVFTPAALRRLARAAQGIVRRVNILADKALLAAFADDAQEISARHVRLAIADSPFHRPPWHAGKLLAGVLSALMLLLAAALLWQWLVPGQTAAISAPAAVPRAPLPAPSTLLDSKLAESRDWLTRQRPQQLVLQIASLPATETAAAETFLQQAQQAIGLRDLHVFRLPGAAPANAIARLDIVYGSFADRASAEAVWARLAPSSPQKILLNDIDSIRTEMKATAPLQTTRGSP; encoded by the coding sequence ATGAACACCGACACGCAGGTTTCCAGCCACTACGCGCCCTCGCCGTACGGCATGTATCTGCGCCATTTCGGCTTGCGCACGGCGCCGTTCGGCATCACGCCGGACCCGGCCTTTTTCTATCCCGGCAATACGCGGGGCGAACTGCTCGATGCGCTGCTGTATGCCGTCACGCAAGGCGAAGGCATCATCAAGCTGACGGGAGAAGTGGGCAGCGGCAAGACCATGCTGTGCCGCATGCTGGCCGAACGCCTGCCGCCCCAGGTCGACGTGCTGTACCTGCTCAATCCCTGCCTGGAGCCGGACGAAGTCCTGCACACCATCGCTGCCGAACTGGGCCTGGAACTGGACGGATGCCGCGCCGATGCCGCGCTGCGCGCCCTGCACGGCGAGCTGATCGCCAGGCATGCGGCCGGGCGCCAGGTGGTGCTGCTGGCCGAAGAGGCGCAAGCCATGCCGGGCGCCACCCTGGAAGCGCTGCGCCTGCTGACGAACCTGGAAACGGCCAGCCACAAGCTGCTGCAAATCGTGCTGTTTGGCCAGCCGGAATTGCAGCACACCCTGGACTTGCCCCAGTTCCGCCAATTGAAGGAACGCATCACCCACAGTTTCACCGTGCCGCGCCTGCCGCAAGCCTTGCTGAACGATTATCTGGCGTGCCGCCTGGCCGCCGCCGGCCGCCTGGCGCCGCTCGTTTTTACGCCTGCCGCGCTGCGCCGGCTGGCGCGCGCGGCGCAGGGCATCGTACGCAGGGTCAATATCCTGGCCGACAAGGCCTTGTTGGCCGCGTTTGCGGACGATGCGCAGGAAATCAGCGCGCGCCACGTGCGCCTGGCCATTGCCGACAGCCCCTTTCACCGCCCGCCCTGGCATGCGGGCAAGCTGCTGGCAGGCGTCTTGAGCGCGCTGATGCTGCTGCTGGCTGCGGCACTGCTGTGGCAATGGCTGGTACCGGGCCAAACGGCGGCTATCTCGGCCCCGGCTGCCGTCCCACGCGCACCGCTGCCGGCGCCGTCGACGCTGCTCGACAGCAAGCTGGCCGAATCGCGCGACTGGCTGACACGGCAAAGGCCGCAGCAACTGGTGCTGCAAATCGCCAGCCTGCCCGCCACCGAAACGGCCGCGGCGGAAACTTTCCTGCAGCAGGCGCAGCAAGCGATCGGCCTGCGCGATCTTCACGTGTTTCGCCTGCCTGGCGCAGCGCCCGCAAACGCCATCGCGCGCCTGGACATCGTCTACGGCAGCTTCGCCGACCGGGCCAGCGCCGAAGCCGTTTGGGCGAGGCTGGCCCCCTCGTCGCCACAGAAAATATTGCTGAACGACATAGATAGTATCCGTACGGAAATGAAAGCCACGGCACCGCTACAAACGACGCGTGGTAGCCCCTGA
- a CDS encoding agglutinin biogenesis protein MshP, which translates to MRIFPSRRMRGFSLVTAIFLLVVLAGLGAVMVNVFTLQQVESAMDVQGVRAEQAARAGIEWGVYSQLIDGNCAPSVSFALPAGTSLSSFSVSVQCVKATGPGTLSSWTITATSCNQPAAAEPLCPHAGNNPDYVQRRLQAVLSQ; encoded by the coding sequence ATGAGAATATTTCCCTCGCGCCGCATGCGCGGCTTCAGCCTGGTGACGGCCATCTTCCTGCTGGTGGTGCTGGCGGGGCTGGGCGCCGTGATGGTGAACGTGTTTACCCTGCAGCAAGTTGAATCGGCGATGGACGTGCAGGGCGTGCGCGCCGAGCAGGCCGCGCGCGCCGGCATCGAGTGGGGCGTGTACAGCCAGCTGATCGATGGAAACTGCGCTCCTTCCGTGTCGTTTGCCTTGCCGGCAGGCACATCGCTGTCCTCCTTTTCTGTCAGCGTACAGTGTGTCAAGGCCACGGGTCCGGGCACACTGAGCAGCTGGACCATCACGGCCACGTCCTGCAACCAGCCGGCCGCGGCCGAGCCGTTATGTCCGCACGCGGGCAACAACCCCGATTACGTCCAGCGCCGCCTGCAGGCCGTGCTGTCGCAGTAA
- a CDS encoding pilus assembly FimT family protein → MTLSRPRLRRRARGFTLIELVAVLVIAGLLATFAVSRFFQRDAFDARSTSDQVASIVRYGQKLAVAQNRPVFVRIDGKSVALCFDAACSDAQKVVPPAGTNSGSKETLLACSDRSNWLCEGWPAAVTLTGGAGFYFDPLGRPYYAAYGDFSTILVLTVVVGGQQYQVNVAPETGYVYR, encoded by the coding sequence ATGACGCTCTCGCGGCCCAGGCTGCGGCGCCGCGCGCGCGGCTTCACGCTGATCGAACTGGTCGCTGTGCTGGTGATCGCCGGCCTGCTGGCCACGTTTGCCGTTTCGCGGTTTTTCCAGCGCGATGCCTTTGATGCGCGCAGTACCAGCGATCAGGTGGCGAGTATCGTGCGCTATGGACAAAAGCTTGCGGTGGCGCAAAACCGTCCCGTGTTTGTGCGCATCGACGGCAAAAGCGTGGCGCTGTGCTTCGACGCCGCTTGCAGCGATGCGCAGAAGGTGGTGCCGCCCGCCGGCACGAACAGCGGCAGCAAGGAAACACTGCTCGCTTGCAGCGACAGGAGCAACTGGCTGTGCGAAGGATGGCCTGCGGCCGTTACGCTGACGGGCGGCGCGGGGTTTTACTTTGACCCGCTGGGGCGCCCGTATTACGCGGCGTACGGCGATTTTTCCACTATCCTGGTGCTGACCGTGGTTGTGGGCGGGCAGCAATACCAGGTCAACGTCGCACCGGAGACCGGCTATGTGTACCGCTAG